The following coding sequences lie in one Vespa velutina chromosome 24, iVesVel2.1, whole genome shotgun sequence genomic window:
- the LOC124957181 gene encoding vacuolar protein sorting-associated protein 33A isoform X2, whose product MSLTHLSSGRLNVALIQEQARKQLLHFLEQCDGTKAIIWDQSLGGPIGLVAKYNLLEEHDVVKIYPLCGGTLSIPSNIANIIFITRPQLALMDLIAENVHGEEDKRPRKEFHLLFVPRKSLLCQKKLQNRGVFGSFTLIEEFKCDIFPFDSDLLSMELNDSFKEFYLENDPTCLYEVAQAIQGLQRLYGKISKVTGRGPAAAKVCELLERLNREEEDSKMNVLQPTPIEHLLLLDRSVDLLSPLVTQLTYEDTVQLPARKFHDSNDSPTVMSLNEKEQIILNSGEELFTEIRDKNFNGVGPVLSKKAKVISSQFDERHGDKSVQEIKQFVAKLPHMLATKQSLARHTTIAEMIKEVTDSNSFLESLQVEQELLNCIDTDKPNSYIEDLIAQQQPLLKVLRLLCIQSLTNSGLKPKLLDYYKREIIQTYGYQHLPTLLNLEKAGLLKAQQSIRQYTVLRKALRLTVEDESEITPKDISYVHSIYAPLSIRLAEQLIQPNGWQGLNDVMGLLPGPTVTNVSYNLAFTGRRNSITSEDSNSDPPKLVLVFFIGGCTFAEISALRFLSQQEDLNVEFIVGTTKLINGNTFLSSLMENMENI is encoded by the exons atgtcTTTGACACATTTATCAAGTGGAAGATTAAATGTTGCTCTTATACAAGAACAAGCAAGAAAACAATTGTTACATTTTCTTGAACAATGTGATGGTACAAAG GCAATTATTTGGGATCAATCACTTGGCGGTCCAATTGGACTTGTTGCAAAATATAATCTGTTAGAGGAACACGATGTTGTCAAAATATATCCATTATGTGGAGGAACATTATCTATACCTTCCAATattgcaaatattatatttatcactaGACCCCAATTAGCTTTGATGGATTTAATAGCTGAGAATGTACATGG AGAAGAGGATAAAAGACCTCGTAAGgaatttcatttacttttcgtACCAAGGAAAAGTCTGTTATGTCAAAAGAAACTTCAAAATCGAGGTGTTTTTGGCAGTTTTACATTAATAGAAGAATTTAAATGTGATATATTTCCATTTGATAGCGATCTTCTTTCTATGGAACTTAATGATTCattcaaagaattttatttagaaaatgatCCTACTTGTTTATATGAAGTAGCTCAAGCTATTCAAGGTCTACAAAGATTATATGGAAAGATTTCAAAGGTTACAGGTAGAGGACCTGCTGCCGCTAAAGTATGTGAATTATTGGAAAGATTaaatcgagaagaagaagatagtaaAATGAATGTATTACAACCAACACCTAtagaacatttattattactagatAGATCTGTGGATTTATTATCACCCTTAGTCACTCAATTAACTTATGAAG ATACTGTACAGTTGCCTGCCAGAAAATTTCATGATTCTAATGATTCTCCAACTGTAATGTCTCTCAATgagaaagaacaaattatACTTAACTCTGGAGAAGAATTGTTTACTGAAATtag agataaaaatttcaatggagTAGGTCCGGTGCTTAGTAAAAAAGCTAAAGTTATTTCTTCACAATTTGATGAGCGACATGGGGATAAAAGTGttcaagaaataaaacaatttgttGCTAAACTACCACATATGTTGGCAACAAAACAATCTTTAGCAAGGC ATACAACGATAGCAGAGATGATAAAGGAAGTCACTGACTCCAACAGCTTTTTAGAATCTTTACAAGTCGAACAAGAACTTTTAAATTGTATCGATACAGACAAACCCAATTCATATATAGAAGATTTAATAGCACAACAACAACCATTGCTCAAAGTGCTTCGCCTTCTTTGTATACAATCATTGACAAATTCTGGTTTAAAACcaaaattattagattattataaaagagaaataatacaaaCTTATGGATATCAACATTTACCAACGCttttaaatttagaaaaagcTGGTTTGTTGAAAGCACAGCAATCCATACGTCAATACACTGTATTGAGAAAAGCATTACGCCTTACAGTAGAAGATGAAAGCGAAATAACACCCAAAGATATTAGTTACGTTCATTCTATATATGCACCTCTTAGTATTAGGTTGGCGGAACAATTAATTCAACCAAATGGTTGGCAAGGATTAAACGACGTAATGGGTTTATTACCAGGACCTACCGTAACCAATGTTTCATACAATTTAGCGTTTACAGGAAGAA GAAATTCTATTACTAGCGAAGATTCAAACTCAGATCCTCCAAAATTAGTTTTAGTATTTTTTATCGGAGGATGCACATTTGCAGAGATATCAGCTTTAAGATTTTTATCTCAACAAGAAGAtc TAAATGTCGAATTTATCGTGGGGACAACAAAGCTTATAAATGGTAATACATTCCTATCGTCATTAATGGAAAACATGGAAAacatttga
- the LOC124957181 gene encoding vacuolar protein sorting-associated protein 33A isoform X1, whose amino-acid sequence MSLTHLSSGRLNVALIQEQARKQLLHFLEQCDGTKAIIWDQSLGGPIGLVAKYNLLEEHDVVKIYPLCGGTLSIPSNIANIIFITRPQLALMDLIAENVHGEEDKRPRKEFHLLFVPRKSLLCQKKLQNRGVFGSFTLIEEFKCDIFPFDSDLLSMELNDSFKEFYLENDPTCLYEVAQAIQGLQRLYGKISKVTGRGPAAAKVCELLERLNREEEDSKMNVLQPTPIEHLLLLDRSVDLLSPLVTQLTYEGLIDEIFGIKYNTVQLPARKFHDSNDSPTVMSLNEKEQIILNSGEELFTEIRDKNFNGVGPVLSKKAKVISSQFDERHGDKSVQEIKQFVAKLPHMLATKQSLARHTTIAEMIKEVTDSNSFLESLQVEQELLNCIDTDKPNSYIEDLIAQQQPLLKVLRLLCIQSLTNSGLKPKLLDYYKREIIQTYGYQHLPTLLNLEKAGLLKAQQSIRQYTVLRKALRLTVEDESEITPKDISYVHSIYAPLSIRLAEQLIQPNGWQGLNDVMGLLPGPTVTNVSYNLAFTGRRNSITSEDSNSDPPKLVLVFFIGGCTFAEISALRFLSQQEDLNVEFIVGTTKLINGNTFLSSLMENMENI is encoded by the exons atgtcTTTGACACATTTATCAAGTGGAAGATTAAATGTTGCTCTTATACAAGAACAAGCAAGAAAACAATTGTTACATTTTCTTGAACAATGTGATGGTACAAAG GCAATTATTTGGGATCAATCACTTGGCGGTCCAATTGGACTTGTTGCAAAATATAATCTGTTAGAGGAACACGATGTTGTCAAAATATATCCATTATGTGGAGGAACATTATCTATACCTTCCAATattgcaaatattatatttatcactaGACCCCAATTAGCTTTGATGGATTTAATAGCTGAGAATGTACATGG AGAAGAGGATAAAAGACCTCGTAAGgaatttcatttacttttcgtACCAAGGAAAAGTCTGTTATGTCAAAAGAAACTTCAAAATCGAGGTGTTTTTGGCAGTTTTACATTAATAGAAGAATTTAAATGTGATATATTTCCATTTGATAGCGATCTTCTTTCTATGGAACTTAATGATTCattcaaagaattttatttagaaaatgatCCTACTTGTTTATATGAAGTAGCTCAAGCTATTCAAGGTCTACAAAGATTATATGGAAAGATTTCAAAGGTTACAGGTAGAGGACCTGCTGCCGCTAAAGTATGTGAATTATTGGAAAGATTaaatcgagaagaagaagatagtaaAATGAATGTATTACAACCAACACCTAtagaacatttattattactagatAGATCTGTGGATTTATTATCACCCTTAGTCACTCAATTAACTTATGAAGGTTTAATAGATGAGATATTTGGCATAAAATACA ATACTGTACAGTTGCCTGCCAGAAAATTTCATGATTCTAATGATTCTCCAACTGTAATGTCTCTCAATgagaaagaacaaattatACTTAACTCTGGAGAAGAATTGTTTACTGAAATtag agataaaaatttcaatggagTAGGTCCGGTGCTTAGTAAAAAAGCTAAAGTTATTTCTTCACAATTTGATGAGCGACATGGGGATAAAAGTGttcaagaaataaaacaatttgttGCTAAACTACCACATATGTTGGCAACAAAACAATCTTTAGCAAGGC ATACAACGATAGCAGAGATGATAAAGGAAGTCACTGACTCCAACAGCTTTTTAGAATCTTTACAAGTCGAACAAGAACTTTTAAATTGTATCGATACAGACAAACCCAATTCATATATAGAAGATTTAATAGCACAACAACAACCATTGCTCAAAGTGCTTCGCCTTCTTTGTATACAATCATTGACAAATTCTGGTTTAAAACcaaaattattagattattataaaagagaaataatacaaaCTTATGGATATCAACATTTACCAACGCttttaaatttagaaaaagcTGGTTTGTTGAAAGCACAGCAATCCATACGTCAATACACTGTATTGAGAAAAGCATTACGCCTTACAGTAGAAGATGAAAGCGAAATAACACCCAAAGATATTAGTTACGTTCATTCTATATATGCACCTCTTAGTATTAGGTTGGCGGAACAATTAATTCAACCAAATGGTTGGCAAGGATTAAACGACGTAATGGGTTTATTACCAGGACCTACCGTAACCAATGTTTCATACAATTTAGCGTTTACAGGAAGAA GAAATTCTATTACTAGCGAAGATTCAAACTCAGATCCTCCAAAATTAGTTTTAGTATTTTTTATCGGAGGATGCACATTTGCAGAGATATCAGCTTTAAGATTTTTATCTCAACAAGAAGAtc TAAATGTCGAATTTATCGTGGGGACAACAAAGCTTATAAATGGTAATACATTCCTATCGTCATTAATGGAAAACATGGAAAacatttga